In Candidatus Latescibacter sp., the following are encoded in one genomic region:
- a CDS encoding serine/threonine protein kinase produces MKRRSFFSGGAVVALGMLSPACSSLKSGRKAAAASSPGAPGRIMFLSRGKIGIIHEDGSNLRYLDFKIPGQKSWGYGPLFSDKRRIFLISYEEGKAWEGNVRTNLWIYDLRDESLRELTIKNRPAPFIVPSALLPGDERMVTGPIIDGEQRVMIMNLDGSDQRPVTRAGEGFTYCVTLSPDAKLLAFHSTGKIPYRIIVSDLDGSHKTVIAQHPEHLYFGPAWSPDGTWLLYQDCHLLNDKNEILDPGHDWSDLCIGRPYGPKGPEHRVITNGQSCWFAASYGNPKIPETVSSGSNLPVWSPDGSKVTYIRRMEGARPPWKWSTDRPDKDHFNRDYLPEQSRGGTYICLLDPFSGSITRLTRPEQHSWDCYPAWSPDGKEMAFSRARDGEAPGIWIMDSDGGNQRFLTRGEEDRGARYPRYIP; encoded by the coding sequence ATGAAACGGCGTTCTTTTTTTTCCGGAGGCGCAGTTGTCGCTCTGGGAATGCTATCCCCTGCATGCTCATCGCTGAAAAGCGGACGGAAAGCGGCGGCGGCCTCCTCTCCGGGCGCTCCGGGACGCATCATGTTTCTCTCACGGGGCAAAATTGGGATCATCCATGAGGATGGCTCAAACTTGCGCTACCTCGATTTTAAAATACCCGGCCAGAAAAGCTGGGGTTACGGCCCCCTGTTCTCCGATAAACGCCGCATATTCCTGATCAGCTATGAAGAAGGCAAAGCATGGGAAGGGAATGTACGAACGAATCTCTGGATTTATGACCTCCGCGATGAGAGCCTGCGCGAATTGACGATCAAAAACCGTCCTGCCCCGTTCATCGTTCCCAGCGCGCTGCTCCCCGGCGACGAGAGGATGGTAACCGGACCCATTATCGACGGCGAACAGCGGGTGATGATCATGAACCTGGACGGCTCCGACCAGAGACCGGTCACCCGCGCCGGAGAGGGATTCACCTACTGCGTCACCCTCAGCCCGGACGCCAAACTCCTGGCCTTCCATTCCACCGGAAAGATACCGTACAGGATCATCGTATCCGACCTCGACGGCTCACACAAGACCGTGATTGCCCAACACCCGGAGCACCTGTATTTCGGCCCGGCATGGTCACCGGACGGCACATGGCTGCTCTATCAGGATTGCCATCTCCTCAATGATAAAAATGAAATTCTCGATCCCGGCCATGACTGGTCGGATCTCTGTATCGGGAGGCCGTACGGCCCCAAGGGACCCGAGCACCGGGTGATCACCAACGGACAAAGCTGCTGGTTCGCCGCCTCGTACGGCAACCCCAAAATCCCCGAAACAGTGAGTTCGGGTTCGAATCTGCCTGTCTGGTCGCCGGATGGTTCCAAGGTCACCTATATCCGTCGCATGGAAGGCGCCCGTCCCCCCTGGAAGTGGTCCACCGACCGGCCGGACAAGGATCATTTCAACCGGGACTATCTCCCGGAACAGTCCAGAGGGGGAACGTACATCTGCCTTCTCGATCCCTTTTCCGGCAGTATCACCAGGCTGACCCGGCCTGAGCAGCACTCCTGGGACTGCTATCCCGCATGGTCGCCGGACGGAAAAGAAATGGCTTTCAGCCGGGCGAGAGACGGCGAGGCGCCCGGAATATGGATCATGGATTCAGACGGCGGAAATCAGCGCTTTCTCACCCGTGGGGAAGAAGACCGGGGAGCAAGGTATCCGAGATATATTCCTTGA
- a CDS encoding PKD domain-containing protein, protein MQSRIFLFFLALSLVCFSAGFSLSRPDKEFKIFQFPRDQIPRIDGNTDDWNIVPDDYAYGNEEINDTEDGHGANIDPKNLNVKVKVGWVKGENRLYFLYEADDDYWDFGRFNPRGYLNDIFEIAVDGDLSGGPFITNPQIKDPIENHLAFSGVQAQNYHIFTPPVNNCWCLVWGCQPWIAEFPWANYAFKYNFKPGESGHLVLESYITPFDYAPYDGPGHAVVSQLRENSRIGLSWSILDFDGGKRNGHYNLAHNVKMVSDASYLCSFRLMPLEERLQKPIEARWSFRVVDMDRRMIEFKDESHGKITGWKWEFGDGETSNEQNPVHAYKKPGVYYVVVLEVEGPAGKSRTAKYWDVMVK, encoded by the coding sequence GTGCAGTCCAGAATCTTTCTCTTTTTTCTGGCTCTTTCTCTTGTGTGTTTCTCTGCAGGTTTCTCCCTTTCAAGGCCCGACAAGGAGTTCAAAATCTTCCAGTTTCCCCGTGACCAGATACCCCGTATCGACGGCAACACCGATGACTGGAATATCGTTCCGGACGATTATGCCTATGGAAACGAAGAGATTAATGATACCGAGGACGGCCACGGCGCCAATATCGATCCCAAAAACCTCAATGTGAAAGTCAAGGTCGGCTGGGTGAAAGGGGAAAACCGGCTCTATTTCCTCTACGAAGCGGATGACGATTACTGGGATTTCGGGCGTTTCAATCCGAGGGGATACCTGAACGACATCTTTGAAATCGCGGTGGACGGCGACCTTTCCGGCGGCCCGTTCATTACTAATCCCCAGATCAAGGACCCCATCGAGAATCATCTCGCATTCAGCGGGGTGCAGGCCCAGAACTACCACATATTCACTCCTCCGGTAAACAACTGCTGGTGTCTGGTGTGGGGATGCCAGCCCTGGATCGCGGAATTTCCCTGGGCCAATTACGCCTTCAAGTACAATTTCAAACCCGGCGAGAGCGGCCATCTAGTCCTGGAATCTTACATAACACCCTTCGATTACGCCCCCTATGACGGCCCCGGGCATGCGGTTGTATCCCAGCTCAGGGAGAATTCCCGCATTGGGCTTTCGTGGTCGATTCTCGATTTCGACGGCGGCAAACGGAACGGGCACTACAATCTCGCCCACAATGTCAAGATGGTGAGCGACGCCTCCTATCTCTGTTCATTCCGCCTTATGCCCCTTGAAGAGCGGCTCCAGAAGCCCATCGAGGCCCGGTGGTCATTCAGGGTCGTGGATATGGACCGGAGAATGATAGAATTCAAGGATGAATCCCACGGCAAGATCACGGGCTGGAAATGGGAGTTTGGCGACGGCGAGACATCGAACGAGCAGAACCCGGTTCATGCGTATAAAAAACCGGGAGTTTATTACGTGGTCGTTCTGGAGGTAGAAGGACCGGCTGGGAAATCCCGCACCGCCAAATACTGGGATGTTATGGTGAAGTGA
- a CDS encoding GxxExxY protein, with translation MNSNSIKPEYKHSDITSRIIGCAMEVHTILGNGFQEVIYQRCLALEMQGQGLEFIREQEIPLFYKGINVGTRRVDFLVQDTIMVEIKALTQLEDVHISQCLNYLEAYNLDIGLLLNFGSRKLEFRRLTRH, from the coding sequence ATGAATTCCAATTCCATCAAACCCGAATACAAACACTCCGATATCACTTCCCGTATAATCGGCTGCGCAATGGAAGTACACACTATCCTCGGTAACGGATTCCAGGAAGTGATTTACCAACGGTGTCTGGCTTTGGAAATGCAAGGGCAGGGCTTGGAGTTTATCAGGGAACAGGAAATCCCGCTTTTCTATAAAGGAATAAACGTCGGAACCCGTCGGGTTGATTTTCTCGTTCAGGATACGATTATGGTCGAGATAAAAGCGCTGACACAACTTGAAGATGTCCATATCTCCCAATGTCTGAACTATCTGGAAGCCTATAACCTGGATATAGGGCTGCTCCTTAATTTCGGAAGCCGTAAACTCGAATTCCGCCGACTCACCCGCCATTAA